The nucleotide sequence GAACCACACCGCGACGTGCACGGCCCACGGCAGACCCATCCCGGTGAGCCCGGCGCCGGTGAGCACGATGATCAACCGCTCGGGGCGCTCGATGAAGCCGGCGTGCGCCGCGAAGCCGCTGGCCTCGGCCCGGGCCTTGACGTAGGAGGTGACCTGGGAGGTGATCAGGCACAACAGCGCCGCGACGGCCAGCGGCCGGCTGTCCCCGGTGGTGAACGCCCACCAGGCCAGCGCGGCGAAGATGGCCCCGTCGGCGATGCGGTCGCAGGTGGCGTCCAGCACCGCCCCGAAGGGGGTTCCGCCGCCGCGCACCCGGGCCATCGCGCCGTCCAGCATGTCGAACATGACGAAGAACCAGATGACCAGCGCAGCAGCGAGCAGGTGGTCGGTGGGGAACAGCACCAGTGCGGCCACCACGCTGGCCACGGTGCCGATGATGGTGACCGCGTCCGGGGTGAGGCCGATGCGCACCAGCGACCGGGCCAGCGACATCGTGCCCTTGGACAGCGCCGACCTGGCGTACGTGCTGAACGCGCTCAACGTCTCATCTCCGCATCAGTGGATCCACCCGGGTTCTGCGGGGCGGCTGCGAGCAGGATAGTCGTTGACCTCACGCCAGTCGGCGCACCAGTGTTCGCTGCAGCACCTGCCGGCCCTGCTCGTCCACGGACGCGTGCTCCACCTCGACGCTGGCCTTGCGCCCCTTGAGCACCACCGTCATCACTCCGTTGTCGAACCACGGTCCGCCCTGCACGTCCCAGCGGATGGCGGGATCGCGCACCCCGGCGGCCCGGGCCAGCAGCCGCAGCGTCCCGGCCACGGCGGGGCGCTTGACCAGCTTGTTGACCACCTGGATGGGCTTGTTCAGCGGGTTGCGGAACGGCGACATGGTCAGCTGGTGCACCGCGGTGTCGCGCGGTTCCACGTCCTGCACCTGCGCCTCGGCCAGGTAGGAGCAGTGCACGTCGCCGGACAGCCACAGCACGCTCGCGGGGGGCTCCGGCAGGTGCGCGACGTCGGCGACGAGGGCCACCATGTCGTCGAAGGACTGCCGGAACGCCGCCCAGTGCTCCAGGTCCACCGCCAGCCGGATCTTCTCCCCCACCTTGGAACCCAGCTTGCCCCAGGCCCCCTGCGCGGTGGCCTCGTTCCAGCCCTCCAGGTGGTGCAGGCCCGGGAGCATGAGGAACGGCAGCGTGGACCCGATGAGCAGGTGCTGCACCGGCTTGCCCGACGGCAGCGGCTGCAGCGCCTGCTGCCGCGCCCACTCCCACTCGGCGGTGTCCATCATGGCGCGGTTGGCCGGGTCCAGCCGGCGTGAGCAGCGGGAGTCCAGCACCACCAGGCGGTTGCGCCCGAAGTCCCGGTGATAGCTCCACTGCATCGACTGCGGCTCGGTGTCGGCGCGCCAGGCGAAGTCGGCCAGCAGCTGCACCCGCTCGGCGTCCCCGGGGGCCTCGCGCACCGCCTGGTAGAGCTTGTCCTCGGCCAGCTCGGTGGGCGAGAGGTTGCCCAGGTGCTGGTACACCCAGTACGAGGAGAAGGCGCCGATCACGCGGGAGCGCCACCACGGCTCGGTGATGATCTGCTGGCGCCACGACCACGAGCTGTTCCAGTCGTCCCGCAGGTCGTGGTCGTCCAGGATCATGCAGGTGGGCAGGGTGGAGAGCAGCCAGCGGACGTGCTCGGAGCCCCAGGACTCGTGGTAGAGCCAGGTGTACTCCTCGAAGTCGCAAATCTCGTCCACGACCTCCTCGCCACCGGCGTCCACCCCGGGCGGGCCCTCGCCGGCGGCGCGGCGGGCGTGCAGCTTCTCCAGGATCGCCTCGGAGGGGTCGTCGGCGTACACCTGGTCGCCCACCAGCAGCAGCGCGTCCGGCCACTGGGCGTGGTCGAGCTCCTGCATGCGCAGTGCCATGGCCACCAGGGCGTCCGCGCCCAGCGCCGCGAGCTGGTCGGGGGTGTGGCCCTCGCCGCGCCGGCAGGACCCGAAGGCCAGGCGCACCGACTCCTCGTCGGAGGTGGTGCGCACCAGGCTCGCCGGCGCCCCGGGCAGCGGCCACACCTGCTGGTCGTCCAGCGAGACCGTGTAGGGCAGCTCGGCGTCGGCGGGCAGGCCGTCGAGCACCACCAGGGCGTAGTGGTGGCCGTGCAGGCTCCAGGTGGGCTCGGTGCGGCGGACGCCGTCGCACTCCACCGTCACCTGCACCGCGGTGTCGGTCTCCACCCACACGGTGGCCTGGTGGTCGTCGACGAACCGCAGCAGCGGCCCGAGCACGATGCCGGCCCGCTCGGCGGCGACGTCGGTGGTCTGCTCGTCGGTGTTCTGCTCGTCGTGGTTCACCAGGGTCACCCTAGCGACCGACGCTCGGGCGCTCAGTTCGGCGCGGGCCAGGCCTCGGCGAGCAGCTGCCGGGTCTCCCCCAGCAGCTGGGGCAGGACCTTGGTACCGCCGAGCACCGTGATGAAGTTCGCGTCGCCGCCCCAGCGGGGCACCACGTGCTGGTGCAGGTGTGCGGCAAGCGATCCCCCCGCCACCGAGCCCAGGTTGAGCCCCACGTTGAAGCCGTGCGGGCGGGAGACCTGGCGGACCACCCGGATGGCGTCGCGGGTGAGCGCCATCAGCTCGGCCGACTCCGCATCAGTGAGGTCCTCCAGCTCGGCCACGTGCCGGTAGGGCAGCACCATGAGGTGGCCGGGGTTGTACGGGTAGAGGTTGAGCACCGCGTACACGTGCTCACCGCGGGTCAGCACCAGCCCGTCCTCGTCGCTCATGGTCGGGATGACGCACAACGGGCACTCCGGCGCGGGAGCGCGCTCGCCCAGGTCGTCCTCCCCCACCGGGCTGGCGATGTAGGACATCCGGTGCGGGGTCCACAGGCGCTCCAGGCGATCGGGGGTCCCCACCCCGTGCTGGCGCAGCTCGGTCACTCCGCCTGCACCAGCTCGGTCTGTGCCTGCTCCCCCTGCGCCAGCTCGGCCTGCACCACCTCGGCAGTGGGCGAGGCGTTCTCCCGCCGCGCCACCCAGTCGGTGATCAGCGCCACGGCCCGCTCCACCGGCACGCCGTTGACCTGGGTGCCGTCGCGGAACCGGAAGCTCACCGCGCCGGCCTCCACGTCGCGCTCGCCGGCCAGCAGCATGAACGGCACCTTCTGGGTGGTGTGCGTGCGGATCTTCTTCTGCATCCGCTCGTCGCTGAGGTCCACGTCCACCCGGACGGCGTGGGTGCGCAGCTGCTTGGCCACGTCCAGCAGGTGGTCGGCGAAGGCCTCGGCCACCGGGATGCCCACCACCTGGACGGGGGCGAGCCACGCCGGGAAGGCGCCGCCATAGTGCTCGGTGAGCACCCCGAAGAAGCGCTCGATGGAGCCGAACAGGGCGCGGTGGATCATCACCGGACGCTTGCGGGAGCCGTCGTCGGAGGTGTACTCCAGCTCGAAGAGCTCGGGCAGGTTGAAGTCCACCTGGATGGTGGACATCTGCCAGGTGCGCCCGAGGGCGTCGCGCGCCTGCACGGACACCTTGGGGCCGTAGAAGGCCGCGCCGCCCGG is from Rhodococcus sp. X156 and encodes:
- the pgsA gene encoding phosphatidylinositol phosphate synthase, with the translated sequence MSAFSTYARSALSKGTMSLARSLVRIGLTPDAVTIIGTVASVVAALVLFPTDHLLAAALVIWFFVMFDMLDGAMARVRGGGTPFGAVLDATCDRIADGAIFAALAWWAFTTGDSRPLAVAALLCLITSQVTSYVKARAEASGFAAHAGFIERPERLIIVLTGAGLTGMGLPWAVHVAVWFLAAASVLTVVQRLLAVRNADGARDQIPV
- a CDS encoding alkaline phosphatase D family protein, which translates into the protein MNHDEQNTDEQTTDVAAERAGIVLGPLLRFVDDHQATVWVETDTAVQVTVECDGVRRTEPTWSLHGHHYALVVLDGLPADAELPYTVSLDDQQVWPLPGAPASLVRTTSDEESVRLAFGSCRRGEGHTPDQLAALGADALVAMALRMQELDHAQWPDALLLVGDQVYADDPSEAILEKLHARRAAGEGPPGVDAGGEEVVDEICDFEEYTWLYHESWGSEHVRWLLSTLPTCMILDDHDLRDDWNSSWSWRQQIITEPWWRSRVIGAFSSYWVYQHLGNLSPTELAEDKLYQAVREAPGDAERVQLLADFAWRADTEPQSMQWSYHRDFGRNRLVVLDSRCSRRLDPANRAMMDTAEWEWARQQALQPLPSGKPVQHLLIGSTLPFLMLPGLHHLEGWNEATAQGAWGKLGSKVGEKIRLAVDLEHWAAFRQSFDDMVALVADVAHLPEPPASVLWLSGDVHCSYLAEAQVQDVEPRDTAVHQLTMSPFRNPLNKPIQVVNKLVKRPAVAGTLRLLARAAGVRDPAIRWDVQGGPWFDNGVMTVVLKGRKASVEVEHASVDEQGRQVLQRTLVRRLA
- a CDS encoding HIT domain-containing protein; translated protein: MTELRQHGVGTPDRLERLWTPHRMSYIASPVGEDDLGERAPAPECPLCVIPTMSDEDGLVLTRGEHVYAVLNLYPYNPGHLMVLPYRHVAELEDLTDAESAELMALTRDAIRVVRQVSRPHGFNVGLNLGSVAGGSLAAHLHQHVVPRWGGDANFITVLGGTKVLPQLLGETRQLLAEAWPAPN